GGCCTTTCTCGCCCTCCTACTCCTCCTCTTTTTAAAAATTAAGGCATGGCCTACAAAAAATACCTCCGTCTTACTCGTCAACGAATACGTCACTGGCAATGGTTATCTGATACCCCAGCGATGCTTTGTTGGGCTGTGGTGATGGGGGTGTTAGGGGCCGGAGTAGTGATGCTGTTTTATGAGAGTATTTACCTCATACAGCGTGTTGTAACAGGGCAGTCTGGCAGCATTACTCAGGTAACACGTTCTTTATCATGGGATATGCGGCTATTATTTCCTACATTGGGTGGGCTTGCCGCAGGGGTGTTGCTTTGGTTAGCAGGCCGTAAAAAAGCCTCTACGGCCTCGGACTACATGGAAGCAGTTGCTATTGGTGATGGGCGACTGTCATTACGTCAAGGCTTGCTGCGTTCGTTGGCCTCGTTATGTACGGTGGCATCAGGGGGCGCTATAGGTCGAGAGGGGGCAATGATTCATCTGTCATCTTTAGCCGCCTCTCTCTTTGGTCGTTTTATTTATATTGCTCCAGAGCGACTTCGGCTCTTGGTTGCTTGTGGGGCAGCAGCAGGTGTAGCGTCGGCATATGGTGCGCCGTTAGCCGGAGCTATTTTTGTGGCAGAAATTGTATTGGGCTCCATGAGTATTCAGACTCTGGGGCCTTTATTGGTTGCCTCTGCGACGGCTAATATCACGATGCGAATGAGCCACCACTATAAAGCCCCTTACGAAATGATTGATCTGCCCGGCATTGTAGGATGGGAAATTATTGTTTTTGTCTTGCTTGGGTTAATCATCGGAGTGGTCGCTCCAGGCTTTTTAAAGCTGATGAATTACACAAAACAACTGTTTGTACGCAGTGGATTACCCCTCATTGCTCGGCTTACGGTTGGTGGTTTTATGTTGGGCTTATTGTTGATTATGGTCCCTGACGTGGCTGGCAATGGTTATAGTGTGGTTTCGTCTTTTTTGCATGACCCTTGGACGTGGTATGCCGTGATTGCCATGTTATTTGCCAAGGTATTGGCAACAACAATTACGGTAGGATCAGGAGCCATAGGAGGGGTCTTTACTCCGGCTTTATTTGTAGGCGCTGCTTTTGGAACCTTGTTTGGGCAAATCATCCAGTGGGTATTGCCGGGGTTAGGCGTAGAGACTTATGTCTATACCCTAGTCGGTATGGGGGCTTTTTTAGGTGCGGCCACCAGTGCTCCTTTGATGGCGATTCTGATGCTCTTTGAGATGACCTTGAGCTATCAATTGGTATTGCCATTGATTATTGCGGCAGTGACGGCTTACTTTATGTCACGGACCTTGGCGGAGGTCGCCATGTATGATGTGACATTGGCGAGAGAAAGAGATCAGCTTTTGCGTTTTACTTTGCGTAATACGCGCTTAAGCGAACTGGTTCGGCCAGCTGATACGGTATTGACCACCGAGGCAACGGTAGGTGATGCGCTGCAGATGTATTTGGATTATCCCGTGCGCTTTATTTATGTGGTGGATGAAAATAATCATTATTTAGGTGTGATAGCTCAGCCTGAACTTATGCGATTATTGATGAATCATCAGGATGCGCATGATGAGCCCATCGGAGAGGTGTTGAAATTAGACTATGTGCAGACACTCATGCCTCACATGAGCCTAGACCATGCTCAAGAGCAGTTTATGGATTTTGTGGGAGAGCGCTTGCCGGTGATTCGTAGTCTCGAAGAGCCGCGTTTAATTGGTGTAGTCTATAAATCAGCCTTGTTGGAAAAATATTCAGCATTAAAGCGTTCATTAGACGCAAGTAGTGAGGCGCTAGTTAGCTTACATCGCTAAGAACAGGATAAATATGGGACGAGGTCTATGTTGGATCGGCTATAGCATGGTTGGGCTAGTAATTAGCTCTGCAGCTTTGGCGCAACCTAAACCAGCGATTCCTTTACAACTGAAAATCGCCCCGCAGATATCGAATCATGCTCCAGATCACTGGTACGTGGACCAGCGAGCGTGGCGTTATCAATCGACCAGTAATGTACGTTTTACTGTTGGTAATAGTACGCCTCAACTTGTTTCAGGTTTAAAAACAGTTCCTCTAGGAGGGCTCAGTTTTTCTGATCGGGTGGATGCTGTTTTGACTGATAAAGAGCAATGGCGTTATGGCTTAGCTCTGGGTGTAGTAGATAAACAGCCGACCGCTACGGACTTTAACTATGGGGCAAAAGCCGCTCGAGCATGGGTAGATGTTCGGTTGTCACCTAAACTTTCTTTTGATGGTTTATACCAGCGCGCCGAAGGCTACGAACAGGTAGGGCTTGGTAGTCGTTATCACCTCAGTAGTACAGGTGGTGTATGGGCCATGAGCCTAACTCAGAGCCATCATCGGGCGGGTAAGGGATGGCGGTATCAAGGGCGTTACGACATGGACATTTCTGAGACAGTCGATATGTCTTTGAGCACAGAGACCTATAGTGGGGCCTTTAGCAATTTGCTGCAGTCTCAAAACAAATCGTTTACGACACCACAGGCTAAACATGGCGTAGAAGTGCATTGGGATACAGGGCGTTGGGGCGCACTGGGGGCCAGTTATTCCAGTACCCAGCCACGGCTAGGGCAAAATCAACATTCATTTGGTGTCAACCAACAGTTTTGGTATAGCTCTAATTTGCGCATAGACCTAGATGCACAACGCCAAATTCATACCGGTGACTATAATATGGGATTACGCTTTTCCCTACCTGTGTTTTAACTATGTCTGATCCTGCTCTTCACGCATTACAACAAATCTTTGGTTACGATGCCTTTCGTAGCGAACAGCAAGCCATTATTCAGCATCTTATTGATGGTGGAGACGCGTTGGTGTTGATGCCAACGGGTGGTGGTAAATCCTTGTGTTATCAAATACCCGCCTTAGTACGCGAGGGCACAGGGATTGTGGTGTCACCATTGATTGCTTTAATGCAGGATCAGGTAGATGCCCTAACAGAACTTGGGGTGAAGGCGGCGTACTTAAACTCGTCCCAAGATTGGCGTGTTGCCAGAGAGGTGGAGCAAGCCTTTATAAATGGCGAGTTAGATTTGCTTTACGTAGCTCCAGAGCGCTTATTAACAGATAGGTGTTTGGATATGCTAGCCCGAGGCAAGATTGCCTTGTTTGCGATTGATGAGGCGCACTGTGTTTCGCAGTGGGGGCATGACTTTAGACCTGAGTATTTAGGCTTGTCCTTTTTAGCACAACGCTGGCCCGATGTGCCTCGCATCGCTTTAACAGCTACAGCAACAGCAGAGACCCGTACCGAAATAGCCCAACGATTAGGTTTAGATAAGGCGCCGCATTTTGTGGCGAGCTTTGATCGCCCTAATATTAGTTATCTTATTGTGGAAAAGGCCGAGGTACGTAAACAGTTACTACAGTTTATTCAGCAATACCATCACGGTGATTGTGGCATTGTTTATTGTCTATCACGCAATCGAGTCGAAGACACAGCGGCTTTTTTACAGTCTCATGGCATTAATGCGCTGCCTTACCATGCTGGCTTGCCCAGTGACTTGCGTGCTAAAAATCAAAATCGATTTTTACGAGAAGAAGGCATTGTGATGGTGGCAACGATTGCCTTTGGCATGGGGGTAAATAAGCCTGACGTGCGTTTTGTGGCGCATATTGATTTGCCCAAATCCATAGAGGGCTATTACCAAGAAACGGGTCGAGCCGGTCGAGATGGAGAGCCTGCTACAGCATGGTTAGCCTATGGTTTACAGGATGTGGTGCAGTTACATCGTATGGTTAGCGAGTCCAATGGGGAAGCGACTCATTTACGTAATCAAGCGCGTAAAATTGATGCGATGTTGGGGCTTTGTGAAACGGTTACTTGCCGCCGGCAATTGCTGTTGGATTACTTTGGTCAGCCTATTCAACCCTGCGGTAATTGTGACACCTGTTTAGAACCACCTGAAACATGGGATGGGACCGTGGCGGCACAAAAGCTCTTGTCCGCTATTTATCGGTTATGGCGTGAGTGTGGTCAGGCTTTTGGGGCAGCGCATATTATTGATATTTTGCGTGGTAAAGAAACAGAGCGTGTAAAAAGCAATAGTCATCAAGGTCTATCTGTATTTGGGGTGGGGGCTGATTTAAGCATTAACGAGTGGCGTAGTATTTTGCGTCAATTGATTGCGTATAAAGTGATTGAAGTGCAGCCGGAAAACTACGGTACGCTAAGCCTAACAGAGCACAGTAAAGCGGTTCTCAAGGGAGATCGTACGGTGATGCTGCGCAAAGACTCGAACGTGAAAGCCGTGAATACGATACGCCCCCAAGAGGAGCAGTTACCGCCAGAGGCGCAGGCCTGCTTTGAGCGCCTTCGAGTTTGGCGCGCTCAGACAGCGAAAGCTCATGAGGTCCCGCCCTATATCATTTTTAATAATGCGACGCTTACCGAGGTGGCTTTATTACGACCTGCAACGCTGAATGAGTTGGGGCAGATTTCCGGCATAGGCGCTAAAAAATTGGCGTCTTATGGGGCTGATTTGTTGGCGTGTTTAGATGAGTATGAACAGGCCCTAGTCGAATAGGTCAGGGGT
This Paenalcaligenes faecalis DNA region includes the following protein-coding sequences:
- a CDS encoding ClcB-like voltage-gated chloride channel protein, translated to MAYKKYLRLTRQRIRHWQWLSDTPAMLCWAVVMGVLGAGVVMLFYESIYLIQRVVTGQSGSITQVTRSLSWDMRLLFPTLGGLAAGVLLWLAGRKKASTASDYMEAVAIGDGRLSLRQGLLRSLASLCTVASGGAIGREGAMIHLSSLAASLFGRFIYIAPERLRLLVACGAAAGVASAYGAPLAGAIFVAEIVLGSMSIQTLGPLLVASATANITMRMSHHYKAPYEMIDLPGIVGWEIIVFVLLGLIIGVVAPGFLKLMNYTKQLFVRSGLPLIARLTVGGFMLGLLLIMVPDVAGNGYSVVSSFLHDPWTWYAVIAMLFAKVLATTITVGSGAIGGVFTPALFVGAAFGTLFGQIIQWVLPGLGVETYVYTLVGMGAFLGAATSAPLMAILMLFEMTLSYQLVLPLIIAAVTAYFMSRTLAEVAMYDVTLARERDQLLRFTLRNTRLSELVRPADTVLTTEATVGDALQMYLDYPVRFIYVVDENNHYLGVIAQPELMRLLMNHQDAHDEPIGEVLKLDYVQTLMPHMSLDHAQEQFMDFVGERLPVIRSLEEPRLIGVVYKSALLEKYSALKRSLDASSEALVSLHR
- the recQ gene encoding DNA helicase RecQ produces the protein MSDPALHALQQIFGYDAFRSEQQAIIQHLIDGGDALVLMPTGGGKSLCYQIPALVREGTGIVVSPLIALMQDQVDALTELGVKAAYLNSSQDWRVAREVEQAFINGELDLLYVAPERLLTDRCLDMLARGKIALFAIDEAHCVSQWGHDFRPEYLGLSFLAQRWPDVPRIALTATATAETRTEIAQRLGLDKAPHFVASFDRPNISYLIVEKAEVRKQLLQFIQQYHHGDCGIVYCLSRNRVEDTAAFLQSHGINALPYHAGLPSDLRAKNQNRFLREEGIVMVATIAFGMGVNKPDVRFVAHIDLPKSIEGYYQETGRAGRDGEPATAWLAYGLQDVVQLHRMVSESNGEATHLRNQARKIDAMLGLCETVTCRRQLLLDYFGQPIQPCGNCDTCLEPPETWDGTVAAQKLLSAIYRLWRECGQAFGAAHIIDILRGKETERVKSNSHQGLSVFGVGADLSINEWRSILRQLIAYKVIEVQPENYGTLSLTEHSKAVLKGDRTVMLRKDSNVKAVNTIRPQEEQLPPEAQACFERLRVWRAQTAKAHEVPPYIIFNNATLTEVALLRPATLNELGQISGIGAKKLASYGADLLACLDEYEQALVE